TTTCTTGTCACCTTCCAGAATAGCATCCCCCAACTCATAAGTTTCCTCAATTGTAAGATGTCTCAACGATTCCAGCGTCTGCTTCCGATCCCACGGGCATTTCTCCCGCAACTCATCCATGATATCGAGCAACCTATTAAATGCTGCTAATTGTTCTTCTCGTGCGCTCATATTATCGTATTAGTTTTAAAGTTCTCGCTTTCGCGAAAGCGTAACCAACTAATTTATTCTACAAAGGACAGCTGGCCTTAAAAATTAAACTGTTCTCTTGGGCTAAGATCTCATAAGAGCATCCAGCAATCGTAAAGAAAGCTTCACCCTTAGAAAGATTCAAATAGTCATCAGCGTTAACCTGAATAGCTCCTTCCAAAACAAAATGGATTTCAAGAGAACTAGATTTGACCGCAAACCTTTCATTCTTCTCAAGTTCAATTTTACTCAATTGAAAATCCTCAACAGGAGTTTGATAGACTGTTTCGTGATTATCATTTAAAATATCACCTTCAAAAACATTGGGAATCGTCTCACAGAATTTCACCTGACTGAGCAACTCCGGAATATCCATGTGTTTTGAAGTCAATCCAGCTCGCAGTACATTATCAGAATTTGCCATGAGCTCGATGTTCTGACCTTGAAGATATGCATGTGGGACACCTGCGTCTTGAAAAATTGCTTGCCCTTTCTTCAAGTGAACCAGATTGAGAAAGAAAATAGAATAAATACCCTTATCTATTTTATCTGGTGAACAAAATGACCTGAAGGCTTTTACCGCCCAGTATTCTGGTTGATTTTTTGATAGCTTCCCAGCATCAAAATCTGACTCGAGCTCTTCTAGCAAAGGCTTCAAAGTTTTAAGAGTAGCTTCATCATCTTCCAGCATCACCGCGCAATAAAGTCCTTCATAACCATCTTTCTCAAATACGGACATTAGATGATGCAACTCTGGGTATCCTAAAAGGATTTCCTTAATTTTTTCCGATGATTTAAAGCCATGCAACAACCAGAAATCGCTCAGTGCCACCATAATCTCTGGTTTATGATTATCGTCTTTATAATTACGATGAGCAGCATCACGAGGAATTCCCAGCGCCTCTTCTCGTGCAAAACCTTCTTCTGCTTGAGGTTTGGAAGGGTGTACTTGAATGGAGAGCATATTTTTTACATCAAGCACCTTAAATAAATACGGCAATCGATGGAAACGTTTATAAACTCGAGCTCCAAGAATCGTTTTTGGATCAGTA
This genomic interval from Nonlabens spongiae contains the following:
- the manA gene encoding mannose-6-phosphate isomerase, class I, which codes for MSEINKNLPNKSVYKLVGKLQDYKWGGNVFIPSLLGQKVTDEPVAEYWLGAHPNASSTLKVNENKLVDFINTDPKTILGARVYKRFHRLPYLFKVLDVKNMLSIQVHPSKPQAEEGFAREEALGIPRDAAHRNYKDDNHKPEIMVALSDFWLLHGFKSSEKIKEILLGYPELHHLMSVFEKDGYEGLYCAVMLEDDEATLKTLKPLLEELESDFDAGKLSKNQPEYWAVKAFRSFCSPDKIDKGIYSIFFLNLVHLKKGQAIFQDAGVPHAYLQGQNIELMANSDNVLRAGLTSKHMDIPELLSQVKFCETIPNVFEGDILNDNHETVYQTPVEDFQLSKIELEKNERFAVKSSSLEIHFVLEGAIQVNADDYLNLSKGEAFFTIAGCSYEILAQENSLIFKASCPL